One region of Gouania willdenowi chromosome 13, fGouWil2.1, whole genome shotgun sequence genomic DNA includes:
- the lxn gene encoding latexin isoform X1, protein MPGPLPSCSHTFTAVFSFSSSISQTNQSMALRILLALVVLVGVDGSPTGTMAPEMGSAYMPTDSNCIPEMANETYQIPFQGSEGDAEDAMATGDLNPNHYPAQRAAKVVQHYLNTRHGSPFRLFGLHSVENGSAENVNDTGRKYQLGLTVHEIISNTTLNCTAEVIFPDGAEQQPPVVQVSCEDLSKSNATAEEEAFYQQYKSNQSLVSAQNLPDSYGHIDPDKKPFWHLGIVASSFVMLNESNENTLYNMAQVANITQLATENEQLKFDSHILLHDMVSQEILHWKLLFTWSPAEGVEVQDMEQLRRCNH, encoded by the exons ATGCCTGGACCATTGCCTTCCTGCTCTCACACATTTACAGCAGTTTTCAGCTTCTCCTCAAGCATCTCTCAGACAAACCAAAGCATGGCTCTGAGGATCCTCCTTGCACTGGTTGTGTTGGTGGGAGTGGACGGAAGCCCTACTGGGACCATGGCACCTGAGATGGGATCTGCCTACATGCCAACAGACTCCAACTGCATACCAGAGATGGCAAATGAAACATACCAG ATACCATTCCAGGGATCAGAGGGGGATGCAGAGGATGCGATGGCGACTGGAGATCTGAACCCAAACCACTACCCTGCTCAGCGAGCAGCCAAGGTGGTCCAACACTACCTCAACACTCGTCACGGCTCGCCCTTCAGGCTGTTTGGACTGCATAGTGTGGAGAATGGCAGTGCAGAG AATGTAAACGACACAGGAAGGAAATATCAGCTGGGACTTACGGTGCATGAGATCATCAGCAAC ACTACACTGAACTGCACTGCAGAGGTCATCTTTCCTGACGGTGCGGAGCAGCAGCCTCCAGTAGTCCAGGTCTCCTGTGAGGATCTGTCTAAGTCCAACGCTACGGCTGAAGAGGAGGCTTTTTACCAGCAGTACAAATCCAACCAAAGCCTTGTGTCTGCACAGAATTTACCTG ATAGTTACGGTCACATCGACCCGGACAAGAAGCCATTCTGGCACCTCGGCATCGTGGCCTCCAGCTTCGTCATGCTGAACGAATCCAATGAAAACACTCTGTACAACATGGCTCAGGTAGCCAACATCACACAGCTG GCCACAGAGAATGAGCAGCTGAAGTTCGACAGTCACATACTGCTGCATGATATGGTCTCACAG GAAATCCTGCACTGGAAGCTGCTGTTTACCTGGTCTCCTGCAGAGGGCGTTGAAGTGCAGGATATGGAGCAGCTTCGTCGCTGCAACCATTGA
- the lxn gene encoding latexin isoform X2 gives MATGDLNPNHYPAQRAAKVVQHYLNTRHGSPFRLFGLHSVENGSAENVNDTGRKYQLGLTVHEIISNTTLNCTAEVIFPDGAEQQPPVVQVSCEDLSKSNATAEEEAFYQQYKSNQSLVSAQNLPDSYGHIDPDKKPFWHLGIVASSFVMLNESNENTLYNMAQVANITQLATENEQLKFDSHILLHDMVSQEILHWKLLFTWSPAEGVEVQDMEQLRRCNH, from the exons ATGGCGACTGGAGATCTGAACCCAAACCACTACCCTGCTCAGCGAGCAGCCAAGGTGGTCCAACACTACCTCAACACTCGTCACGGCTCGCCCTTCAGGCTGTTTGGACTGCATAGTGTGGAGAATGGCAGTGCAGAG AATGTAAACGACACAGGAAGGAAATATCAGCTGGGACTTACGGTGCATGAGATCATCAGCAAC ACTACACTGAACTGCACTGCAGAGGTCATCTTTCCTGACGGTGCGGAGCAGCAGCCTCCAGTAGTCCAGGTCTCCTGTGAGGATCTGTCTAAGTCCAACGCTACGGCTGAAGAGGAGGCTTTTTACCAGCAGTACAAATCCAACCAAAGCCTTGTGTCTGCACAGAATTTACCTG ATAGTTACGGTCACATCGACCCGGACAAGAAGCCATTCTGGCACCTCGGCATCGTGGCCTCCAGCTTCGTCATGCTGAACGAATCCAATGAAAACACTCTGTACAACATGGCTCAGGTAGCCAACATCACACAGCTG GCCACAGAGAATGAGCAGCTGAAGTTCGACAGTCACATACTGCTGCATGATATGGTCTCACAG GAAATCCTGCACTGGAAGCTGCTGTTTACCTGGTCTCCTGCAGAGGGCGTTGAAGTGCAGGATATGGAGCAGCTTCGTCGCTGCAACCATTGA